GCGGGAACGTCATCTGCCTGCAGACCGTGCTGTGGCCCGACGAGGTGCGCGAGCCCGAGTTCGAGGTGCTGGGCGCGGACGTGGCCCTCAAGCCGGCCGAGATGGCGATGGCCGCCTCCCTGGTGGAGTCCCTCGCCGCCGACTTCGACCCCACCCAGTACGCCGACGGCTACCGCGAGGCCGTCCGCGCGCTGGTCGAGGAGAAGATCGCCTCCGGTGACGTGCGGCGCGCCCCCGCGGTCTCCGACGGCTCCGGGGCGGGTGAGGACGGCGACGGCGAGGTGGTCGACCTGCTGGCCGCGCTGCGCCGCAGCGTGGAGCGCGCCAAGGCCCGCCGCGGCGAGACGGCCGACGGCGGCGGGGGTGACGGCGCGTCTGGTGGGTCCGAGCCCGTCCCGGCGCGCTCGACCACCCGCGGGCGCGGCGCCCCGACGAAGAAGAAGACGACGAAGTCCGCCTGACCTGACCCGCCCTCGGAGGCATGCTCTGCTGCGGAGGTGGTCGAGGTGCGCAGCGTCGCCGTCGTCGTCCTCGTCGCGCTCCTGGCGGGGTGCTCCGGCGAGCGCGGCACCCCGGCACCGGTGGCCTCGTCGGCGCAGGTGGTGGTGCCGGGGCTGAGCGCCGACCTCGTGCAGCAGCGCGCCGATGTCGAGCTCGGCCGCATCCAGGTGGAGCTGGCCCTCGACGAGGGCGCCGCCCCGCTGGACGTCGAGCGCCTGCAGCTGCGCAGCGACGCCTTCCCCGCCGCCGCAGCGACCGGACCGGCCGCCGCCGGCGTGCAGGTGGCCGCGGGCTCGGCCGTCGACGTCGCCGTCGTCCTCGGAGCCCCCGCCGCGTGCACGCCGCAGGAGCGTCGCGACCCCAGCGGCGAGGACGCCCCACCGCTGCCCGCCACCGCCGTCCTCACCCTCGGCGACGGCTCCACCGCCACCGCAGCGCTGCCCGACGCGCACCGCTACCTGGCCCGCGCGCACGCCGAGGCGTGCACGGGCGCCGCCGCGGCCGCCGTCGTCCCCGCCCGCTGGGAC
The window above is part of the Quadrisphaera setariae genome. Proteins encoded here:
- a CDS encoding non-homologous end joining protein Ku — its product is MRAIWKGAVSFGLVNVPVRVYAATGTKDVSFHQVHAADGGRIRYQRTCSVDGEPVAYGDIAKGYETDDGDLVVLSDADLAALPLATGREIEVVEFVPEAQVDPLMYDKAYYLEPDRTAAKPYALLREALARTERVAVVKVALRQRETLAVLRVRGNVICLQTVLWPDEVREPEFEVLGADVALKPAEMAMAASLVESLAADFDPTQYADGYREAVRALVEEKIASGDVRRAPAVSDGSGAGEDGDGEVVDLLAALRRSVERAKARRGETADGGGGDGASGGSEPVPARSTTRGRGAPTKKKTTKSA